A genomic stretch from Leptospira ellinghausenii includes:
- a CDS encoding lysoplasmalogenase family protein: MVYYFILTAIPFAIVSAFSIHWITLSEESNPEKRLEISRGVYLGFSFQVIVFAWLLFQLGHSRFAYPVIAIAFSMLGDWFNLQFPLAKKYMKDPVLGGIFSFAIAQIFFILALRQLITWEELYSSPRPFIISLLLIILPALIFFFRVYNPSRSKWVMASAFIYGIILCFFVSLCINAYLLYGGVWIYLGIGAGFFLLSDAVMGETTINGTRHPKWEFQVPWITYLIAQCFLLVGFFLVSHTRLLAH, encoded by the coding sequence ATGGTATATTATTTCATCCTCACAGCCATTCCCTTTGCCATCGTTTCCGCTTTTTCTATCCATTGGATCACTTTAAGCGAAGAATCGAACCCAGAAAAACGATTAGAGATTTCCCGTGGGGTTTATTTAGGATTTTCCTTCCAAGTGATAGTTTTTGCTTGGTTATTATTCCAATTGGGTCATTCACGTTTCGCTTATCCAGTCATTGCAATCGCCTTTTCTATGCTAGGTGATTGGTTCAATTTACAATTTCCATTGGCAAAAAAATATATGAAAGATCCAGTTTTAGGTGGCATATTTAGTTTCGCCATCGCTCAAATCTTTTTTATATTGGCCCTACGCCAATTGATCACTTGGGAAGAATTGTATTCTAGTCCGAGACCATTCATCATCAGTTTACTTTTGATCATTTTACCCGCTTTGATTTTCTTTTTTAGAGTGTACAATCCAAGTCGCTCCAAATGGGTGATGGCCTCTGCATTTATCTATGGCATCATTTTGTGTTTTTTTGTATCCTTATGCATTAACGCCTATTTGTTGTATGGTGGTGTTTGGATTTATTTGGGAATTGGAGCTGGATTTTTCCTTCTCTCAGATGCTGTGATGGGTGAAACAACAATCAATGGCACAAGGCATCCAAAATGGGAGTTTCAAGTTCCTTGGATTACCTATCTAATTGCTCAGTGTTTTTTACTCGTTGGTTTTTTTCTTGTTTCCCATACGAGACTACTCGCTCATTAA